The DNA sequence ATCATATGGTGTTATATATCCTGAGGTATCATACGGTGTTATATATCCTGAGGTATCATATGGTGTTATATATCCTGCTGTATCGTACAGTGTTATATATCCTGAGGTATCATATGGTGTTATATATCCTGAGGTATCACATGGTGTTATATATCCTGAGGTATCACATGGTGTTATATATCCTGCTGTATCGTACAGTGTTATATATCCTGAGGTATCATATGGTGTTATATATCCTGAGGTATCACATGGTGTTATATATCCTGAGGTATCGTACGGTGTTATATATCCTGCTGTATCGTATGGTGTTATATATCCTGAGGTATCATATGATGTTATATATCCTGAGGTATCATACGGTGTTATATATCCTGAGGTATCATACGGTGTTATATATCCTGAGGTATCATACGGTGTTATGCGCAACATTATGTCAACTCAGATTAACGTAATGTTATGTAACCAACATAAACTAAAGTTTTGGATCATAGATGTAAAGTTTTATCGTTAATTATGTTCTTCAGCATCATAAACCATCATGAACAAATACACTAGTGTGTGTAAGGTGACCGTGCTCTAACGTGATTGGTCGATACTAACTGGATCTCCCTCCTGATAGGCTGAGGTGTGCTCGGGGACGGTGGCGGAGGTCATCCAGTCGGTGGTGAACGGAGCTGACGGCTGCATCTTCTGCTTTGGACACGCTAACCTTGGTAACCTAGCAACTCACACCACATtcatcaatgttgtgtttattttgtgtttttctgacaaGTCACACTACCGCTGCCTTGACTCCGCCCTCTCCAGGTAAGACATACACCATGATTGGCCGAGACTGCTCCACCCAGAGTCTGGGCGTGGCTCCGACCGCCATCTCCTGGCTGTTTAAGGTGATCGAGGAGCGGAGGGAGAAGGCCGGAGCTCGATTCTCCGTCAGAGTGTCGGCAGTAGAGATCTCCGGCCGGGAGGAGACGCTGACCGACCTCCTGGCTgaactctcctcctcctcctcggcggGGGGCCATCAGGAGGCCCCGGGCCCCGCCGTGTCCCTGCGAGAAGACCCCGTCTGTGGCTCCCAGGTAGGCCGAGGAGAAGATGTCCTCTCCGACTTCCTGCGGCACGTTTCAGAAGCGTCCCAGAAGCGGCTCTCCGCTCTGCTGCGCTAAAGATAGGAAGCTGCGTcgagcagcacagagcagatcgagccgggcaggaagtcagacacagaaacagcattgagcatccggtcgattttcaaaataaaacaccccatgcagactcctggtcgtatatcaacaataaacgcaattaaaacagattaataaagaaaccatttaactacgtagcctAATTAACCACAGTAGAagatcaaggaaaatgaccaaatcgaCGAAAGttgagcaagttaacaaaattgggcagtttagttgctctgctactgcagtaattacggtagccttaagggtctttatcagctttgactaggctgctgtaattactgtagtaggagtgcaactgactttaaacggCGGAAGGCTTCCCCGCAGTGAAGACGGAATCCCGGGGTCACACGTCATCTAAAACATCCTCTGTTGGATGGATTTCAAAATATCACATCAGGATGTTTAGAGAGATAATTAAAGATAATTTAGGGATTTATGAACACTGGAATAAAATCAGAGTTTACCTTGAAGCTCTAAAAATCGTCGGTTTAGTTTTTATGACTTGTATCCAGACAGggattaaatgaaattaaagcgGGACGTTTGAATATTCTGTCTGCATTTTTCGGGGCAGATGACATCATCGGGTCACCTTGACGagtttccttcctctcttcatcGTCTCCTCCTCACCGCTCCTCTCTGACCTCGTCTTCACCCCCGGAGACTTCATCGCTGTCCACAACCGTCCAATTAGTCCTGaccttcctccttcttctccttatTCAGTCTGCTTTATCTCCCCCCGGCTCGTTCCGTCTGCCACTTTTTATCTcctcactttaattttctttctctttctttctccacacTTTGCTTTTCCTTCACACAGACAtcctttttcatctttatcaAACCTCATTCTGTCTTATTTTATCTCTCAGAAACTGGTTAGTcatgtaatttttttctctAGATGAGACATCTTCATAATCTCACCTGCAGAATAATGTTTCTTCTGCTTTATTCCAGCAGAGATTCTGTaagaaaactgaagaaaacCAGTTTAAATATCagcagaagtgttttttttctcttctatcttgtattttatgatttatatcttgtttttcttctctgttctttctgctcttcctgttttctcgttatctttctctctccatcagctTCAGAACCAGACGGAGCTGCGGGCGACCAGCGCCGAGCGAGCCGCCTTCTTCCTGGATGCCGCGTTGGCAGCGAGGAGGAGCAGCCGAACGCCGAGCGACCAGGAGGCCCGGAAGAACTCGCACTTCCTGTTCACTCTGCACCTCAACCAGGACAGACTGGACAAGAGCAACAAGGCGGCAAGTCAGTGTTATAACAATGATCAGACGTTATTTACATCACTAAATATTGTGATTTTGggggttttgttttgtcagttttgacattttactcaCCAGTTTCATCGCTGAGATCCATGACGTGACACCAGCAGATATTTTCCAAGCGTCCTGCTGAGTCGGGTCGATCGCGGCAGCAGAGAACCACATGTGAGCCGGTTCTGACCCACAGAGAGTAAACTGACTCAGCTGCACTTCAGTTGAGTCGACTTGAGCTCAGCGTGAGCACCCAGTATACATCTGATGATATTCTGTTATTCTTACTGTCAATAAAAACAGACGAAGCAACATGGAAACATATTCAATAATGTCTTAGATATTAAATCCAGCACCGTCAagctgaaactgttttattcgTATTcagtttctttgtttgtgttggtttaaaatctgtgaacaaaatgcattttactgACTAACATTAACTGCTGTTTGTAAAATGCCTGATAGTTTTAAAGCATCAAAGATATTctatattaaaaaaagtaaaataataataataataataataataataataataataatgtatacaTGAGCTGCACTGCTggactgggtgacatgttccttcatcaccatgaacactgGTTTATTTTGACTCCATCACACTCACACGTCATCACCAccagagcaccaaatgtggattcatccgctgctgaaaatagtccccaacaaacgcaacatttcctcctgtttgtttgataaaaaccagttgttttaggaaatcactgagactttttaaaacttttcgTAGCTTCCCAGTGGACCCGGTTGGTGAGTCTTTGTTTCCGAGTTGTGTCGGCTGCTTTGACTCCAGTAAACCTgcagtttgaaaatgaaactatatatttgagGTGTTTGATCTTCAATAAGAACCAGTAGGTTTGGAGCTGAGAGAGAAGGGTTGATTTGAGTCTGGTGATCTTCCACAAACGTCTCCAGGTTACAACCACAGACCTGTCAACATCAGTTCAACAACACCTAATGAAGAAACAGCAGGTTGTCGACACCGACCCGCCTGACGAGAATAAAACTGACTGTTAGCAATCATGGAGCTGTGAAACCTGACAGCTCCGTTAGCGATTAGctcccctttttttcccctctgctATTCATTTCCAAACACATAGCTGCTAATTAGCTTCACTGGAAGCTGCAGACGTGCTCGACAAGAACATTAACAAGCAGAACGTCTACGTGAACGCCGTCTCTGCCCACGTCTGCCTGTCGCAGCAGACACATTTCCACAGTTATTAGTGTTTCATTGCTGCTGCGTCCACGGCTGGAATACATCTGCATGGCTAATGAGGCCTGAAGGTTCTGTGTCCTGCAGTGTTTACAGACCGGCGGGTATAAAAGTGAACACTCAGCCGCACTCAGCAGTTTCTAAATCTTGCTGATGTGGGCGGTTGATTGTAACCACCATCATTTCTCTGACTTAATGGAATGAAAAGGCAGTTTAAATGAGCAGATATCAGACTCAGACTGATCTTTATCTGTCAGGACTCGGGACATAAattgggactttttttttttctcgacTTGGGAGTTATCTTGGACTTTCAAAATAATTGTCTTTGTCCCAACTTTGTCCCACCTGAAAAGGTCTTTTCAGGTGGTCCATTCTTTACCTACAGTAGGTCTTTGgacttttttgtctttactcCAGAATCACTTGTCTTGACTCGGGGCTTAATTTTGGGGATTTCAAAATAAGGTCACAGACGAGTCACTGTATAAAggtttttataactttttaaaCAGCACTGTGGTCCTCGTCTCTGCTGACTGTGATGTCCTGTGAAAGCTTTGGACCAGGCTGGtattatttgttatattattcAGTTCTGACCCTGTTTACTCACACAATCAGTTAATCCACCGAGCAGAATCACTGGATGGGATTTGAGCGTGAagtctcagctgcagctcaGAGTACACAGACCTCTTTTCATATTTAAAGAAGGCGAAGATAAATAACTCGCAGCAGatatttcatatactgtatgtacaagaTTAGACTTTATTCATCTCATaaagagaagaagcagaagcacaGTAGCTGTTCGCTACTTGATAAACGACTTTCAGCACCAAATCAATTAAAATAGCCATTGTTTACTTTTTCTATCTATAAACCAATCAATGAATCGACCGGCTATTTAAGCAGCTGACCGTCTGAGCACTAATGAGCAGATAAGCATGATGTATTGTTTGTCGTCTCTCCGTCTGTCAGTGTCCGGTCGGAGTCGTCTCCACCTCCTGGATTTGGGGAGCTGTGAGATGAACATCAGCAGGACCAGAGAGGGAGGCGGTGGtcagtgtctgtctctgtccGCGCTGGGAAACGTCATCCTCGCCCTCGCCAACGGCGCCAAGCACGTCCCATACAGGTACGCGCTCACACCACTCTGGGCACGTGTTAatgaaggtcaaaggtcacggTTCCCCCAAACAACAGATGGGACAAAAGATCCCTgcgagagaagaagaagagcgaGAGGATGACGTCtgaatttaatgtatttttaatgtgttttcagtcGTCCCAAACGGTTGATTAGACTGATGAATAAATCACTTTGTAATGCTAATTGACATGTATATTCAGCTCTCTGGGTGTTTGTGATGCAAACGAGCTCTAACTTCATATTCAGGGCtgtatttttggtattttgttGGACTCCGCTGTTCTGTCTCGTTCTGGGTTTGAAGCTGTTGGTacgtttccatccacctgttctCTCCTATAACGCCGAGATGCAGTAGCTTCCTTGAAACTGAGTTAACAGTCAGTTCAAGTcatgtaattttttatttatatagcccaatatcacagaTCACAAATTAGCCTCAGgaggctttacaatctgtagaGCAATACAGCGTCCTCTGTGCTTAAACCCTCGATTAGATTAAAGAAAAACTCCCAAAGAAACGGGATAAAAATAAGACCAGAATACAAATATTATGCAGTAGGAATGGGCAGTTTTTACAAAACGACATGTAAAAATTTCCAGAGCAACAAAACAAGAGatataaaccaaacaacagTGACTGCAACATGCAACACTTTAATGGAAGTACAGTTCCAGTCACTTGAATAAGTgagtccaaacctttgactggtctTGTGTTTCCCAGAGAACTTTGGTTTTACATTGAAGAACAGGACAGTTGATAATACAGGAcacttcatttaaaatacatatccTTCCTTCCAAATCAGTGGAAGTTGTTGTCATGTTTGTATGAACCAAAAGTAtcaaaatgtggattttttattaataatactTGGATCAGGAAGAGGTTGGATCTtggttaaaaaagaaaaagctgagaTTGTAGTATTTAAATTCGGTATGTTATCATTAAAGCTGTTCTCCAGATCTTTCCAGAGTAAGGGTTTCATGGACATTTCACTCAATTCTGACTACAGATCACACGTGGTGAGTAGTTCAAAGTCGGGCTTCATTAATGTGAAATGATAGatctttttattcctttttgcCCGTCTGTGCCCGACTGTTGCGTGGTGTAATGAATGGTTTCTGGGATCCTACGGGGGAGTTTCTCGGGCCTGTGGtgcgtcttttttttttttaacgaggGGTTTCTTGATGTATTATTCAGGGACAGTAAGCTCACCATGCTCCTCAGTGAATCTCTGGGCAACATCAACTGTCGAACCACCATGATCGCCCACATCTCCGACTCCCCGGCCAACTACATGGAGACGCTGACCACGGTGCAGCTGGCCTCCCGCATCCACCgcatgaggaagaagaagtcCAAGGTGCTTCGCTTCGTAGTCTCCAGATTATTGTTCACAGATTATATTTATCAGCTGAACTGAGTCGGTTTGGTGATTTATTTACCAATAAATCCCAATAAGACACTTTTAATGTTCCTCATTTAAAGTCCCAGATTAGTTTTATGATAATTAAGTCCCAACAACATTAaacttgaatatatttttgatgCTGTAAAGGTTCCTGTTTGAGTTCAGTTGTCCATCCTTACTGtctgcacattaaaacacataaaactttaaaatgggaataattttttcataaatatcaTATGATGCTGTATTGAGGAAgcaaaacccaaaatatttacacatggaaattatttgaaagaaaactgaattagactgtttttgttttgtgtttttgagtttttgtattgtataaatataaaatatgggtaaaaaaaaaaggccaaacaATGGGACTCAGTGTGATGTGATGTCCTTTTCTTGAAATGAagaactttacatttttatgagaTGTTGGTAGTGATGAGACACCAGATACAGGATGTCTGGCTGAATTATGGGGACATTTGATGCAATGGAGCAGAAATGTTTTAGAAAATGATGCCTTTGGTTGgatttgttttctcttgaacAAGCTGATAAAAATATAGGtgattttttacagtgttgaatttattttattatgtctAAGCTACTTAAGGACAAATATAAAGGGAATATTAGTACTTctaaatgttattaattaaatattgaaCCATATAGACCTTTTTCATTCTACGGGAGTCATAAAGGTTTTAACTGATGTCCTGAGACTAGtgacagtaaaacatttaaatctatAATGTAAAACTGGGCGATCATGTCAGGAAGCCACACAGTCGTAATTCAGCGAGGTTATTCTACCATGATACGACATATAATCAATATCAGTGCTCCTTCGGGGGACGGTAGCCTCTGTGGTGAGATGAGATCGTCTTTCACTTTCATTTGGCAGATTGAcagtctgtttttatattttatagattGAAAAAGTCATATGGAAACACGAGTTACAAGCTCCTACATCTCATTGAAATTAACTTTATACAGCCCGCCGTGAGCGCTTTAAACCTCGCACTGTGTCGCTCCAGGAGGCTGCAGAAATGGATTTGTCTTCAGATTGATCGCTGCGTCTCTTCAGTATGTTAATCGTGTGTCGTTTCTCTCCCATCAGCAGTACGCCTCCAGCTCATCTGGAGGGGAGAGTTCCTGCGAGGAGGGCCCGACCCGTCGACCCCCACACCTTCGACCCTTCCACCCTCGGACGGTGGCCCTCGACCCAGACACACCCCTGCTGCTCTCCAGTGATCCCGACTACTCGTCCAGCAGCGAACACTCCTGCGACACCGTCATCTACATCGGGCCTGGAGGGACGGCCATCTCAGACCGAGAGCTGAGCGACAACGAGGGGCCTCCTTCCTTCATTCCCATCATCCCCTCCCTGAACAAAAAGCGGGTCAAAGATGCGCCCAGGTCCGATGGCGATCATTTTAAGTGCAACACGTTTGCAGAGCTGCAGGAGAGACTCGACTGCATCGACGGCAGCGAGGGCCCGGCCACGTTCGGCACAGAGGGTAAAGCAGCACAAGCAGCGGCTGTCAGGACTCCCAGTGGAGCTACTAAACCCACAGAGGCAACATCTCCACCCAAACCTGATAAGAACTCCTCCCAGAGGTTCTcagaaagcacaaataaatCTCATCAGGAGCTATCCAAGTTCCCCTCAGCCAGTGGCATGGACACCTCCAAACGGACAAGTGCAGATGGGGAGAAACTTGCAGCCGCCCTCGTTCAGCCATGTGTGGTAAAGCCTTTTTCTCAGGACTCAGAGCCTGTGGTGCGGGAGAAGGTCTACCTCAAAGGGGGTGTACCCAAGCCGTCTGCCTCACCGTCCTTACCCAGGACATACAGGGCAGCAGCTCAGCCTGGGGAAGTCATCCGTAGGACTCCCCCAGTCGGTATGAGTCAACAAGCACAAAGGCAAGGGCAACCGCCAGGGTCCCCTAGCAGATGCCCTGTGGAGGACAACAATCTCCGGACGGCGCTGTTAGGAAGATGCCTCGACAGGGATTTCCTCAGAACTACCATCACACTGCAGCAGCCTGTGGAGCTGAATGGGGAGGACGAGCTTGTGTTCACTGTGGTGGAGGAGCTTCCTCATGGCCTCATCCCAGACAACGGCCGACCCTCCAACATCCTCAGCTTCAACAGCGACTGCTCTCTGCAGGCTTTAGCTTCTGGCTCTCGCCCCGTCAGCATCATCAGCAGTATTAACGATGAGTATGATGCTTACACATCTCAACATGGAGCCGAAGGATCCGGTGCTGATGTTGGTGCCAGCTGCCAAGAAATGTTGTTTTCCCAACATGGCAACAAGCACCCAACTGTTAGCTCATGGTCAAGTGAAGTGAGTGTGGAGTCAGCTGAAAGTGAAAGCACTCGTTCAACTGGCAGATTTTACTTGAGGGACAAAAACATGGCATCAGAGAATACATCGACACTGACGTCGCCAAGTGTATTTCATCGAGAGCCGTTTCTGCAGCAACGTGTCAAGAGCTCCCTGAATGACAGCGGTGTCTGTTTCTCAGAGCTGGACAGTGACCCTGCTACCCCAAACAAACCATCTTTTACCAAGTGCCCTCCCTTCCCTGAATCAACCAAAGCCTCACCAAAAGGCTCCAAGCTGAGAGCCAATACTCTGAACACTTCAGTGTCAGCCCACATTCCCCATCACGCCACCCATTCCAGTCTTCCCAGGAAAACCAAGCCTACCTCATCTGCAGCTGTGGGTTGCAGCAGACAGGAAGGCAGACATGATGACTTTTTGCTTCAGGGAAGCAGTCACTTTGATCCCAGAGAGGTCGAGTTTCTCTCTACAGGTAAACCACCAAGAAGTGGTGTAAACATTTCCTCCAAGAGGCCTGGAGGGAACAGTAACAGTGTACCGCGGCCACCAAAGGCACAAGTGTCATCTTCAGCTCAGAGGGTGGTTGACGGCTGTGAGAAGTCCAGCAGCAGAAGAGGAGATACTCTTATCAAGCTTCCACGACTCACACGTGGGGCTACGACTCTGGGAACTGTTTCCATTCCCCAGAGCTCCGAATCGAAATGGAGTCATGAAGCCACCTCAGCGACAGGTACCCTGAGGTTTTCATCCTTGGGAAAAAAGTCAAATGGGCAGAAGAGTAGCATGATCTCcaagtctggatctggaagcatctctcctcctgctccaccTGCCAAACAGTCAAGCCAAGAACAAAAGACAAGGACTGCGCTATTTCCAAGTGCCTTAAAAACAAGCAGTGACACTGGAAAGTCTTCATCCCCAAAAACATCAACCTCAGAGGAAGAATTCAACAGGCTCCGCGCAGATTCATTCAGCCACAAGACATCTAGTTTAAAAACTGACCATGGCTCTGCCAGGACGTCCTCGAGTCTAAAGACACGAGGGGCCAAAACAGACTCCTCTAGGTTCTACGGGAGTCTGATGTCTCTGGAGAGATGTGACAGCCAAACTTCTGTCGGGTCCAAGCCTGTCCTGTCCCAGGAGAACAGCGGTGCTAGCTTGGGAGGTAACAACAGATCCAACAGGTCAGTGCCAAAACTTGGAGTTCCAGCCTCCACCTCAACACCTGCTTCTTCTTCCCAAGTTTCTCCTGGTGTCTTTGCAACTACATCCAAACTGCTGCAGGTAAAAGGCGGCAGCAGCTCGCGAGCTGCAGTTTCTGGCGGGTCAAAGGTTCGAACGCTGTCTACCAGCAGTTCCAAGAGCCTGAGCTCCTCTCTAAAACCTCCTGATAATGCAGCTGGACGCAACACTGGCCTACTTACAACTGGTAAAT is a window from the Thunnus thynnus chromosome 18, fThuThy2.1, whole genome shotgun sequence genome containing:
- the kif26aa gene encoding kinesin-like protein KIF26A isoform X2; its protein translation is MLQVSPGVKADLPPPLPPPLQDPAYASFLFNKLQRLQLPRRGRHASVDVRCEVCGAAFHHLRRLALRRALGIGRDMTPRPSAPPAAPAASHGGGWVSDELPVKQQRWSYEEKRGGGAPWGWGGVQSTYLGGGGAKGLATVTPLPLNAQHYLEGVWRVSCCRPEHQTTVFPAGGDYVTMKTSTQDVKPAAHSIATQTTQTPSAAAAFFIRAAQKLSLSRRKKSQPGPPSSPGEAPGLLLYTGGFSGALQLSPPAIPPCLLRAGSKVKDTPGMGKVRVMVRICSVNSGESSESMSFIKVDGRKKQLSLSETSAGGVQRRSSTSAPKTFTFDAVFSQDASQAEVCSGTVAEVIQSVVNGADGCIFCFGHANLGKTYTMIGRDCSTQSLGVAPTAISWLFKVIEERREKAGARFSVRVSAVEISGREETLTDLLAELSSSSSAGGHQEAPGPAVSLREDPVCGSQLQNQTELRATSAERAAFFLDAALAARRSSRTPSDQEARKNSHFLFTLHLNQDRLDKSNKAAMSGRSRLHLLDLGSCEMNISRTREGGGGQCLSLSALGNVILALANGAKHVPYRDSKLTMLLSESLGNINCRTTMIAHISDSPANYMETLTTVQLASRIHRMRKKKSKQYASSSSGGESSCEEGPTRRPPHLRPFHPRTVALDPDTPLLLSSDPDYSSSSEHSCDTVIYIGPGGTAISDRELSDNEGPPSFIPIIPSLNKKRVKDAPRSDGDHFKCNTFAELQERLDCIDGSEGPATFGTEGKAAQAAAVRTPSGATKPTEATSPPKPDKNSSQRFSESTNKSHQELSKFPSASGMDTSKRTSADGEKLAAALVQPCVVKPFSQDSEPVVREKVYLKGGVPKPSASPSLPRTYRAAAQPGEVIRRTPPVGMSQQAQRQGQPPGSPSRCPVEDNNLRTALLGRCLDRDFLRTTITLQQPVELNGEDELVFTVVEELPHGLIPDNGRPSNILSFNSDCSLQALASGSRPVSIISSINDEYDAYTSQHGAEGSGADVGASCQEMLFSQHGNKHPTVSSWSSEVSVESAESESTRSTGRFYLRDKNMASENTSTLTSPSVFHREPFLQQRVKSSLNDSGVCFSELDSDPATPNKPSFTKCPPFPESTKASPKGSKLRANTLNTSVSAHIPHHATHSSLPRKTKPTSSAAVGCSRQEGRHDDFLLQGSSHFDPREVEFLSTGKPPRSGVNISSKRPGGNSNSVPRPPKAQVSSSAQRVVDGCEKSSSRRGDTLIKLPRLTRGATTLGTVSIPQSSESKWSHEATSATGTLRFSSLGKKSNGQKSSMISKSGSGSISPPAPPAKQSSQEQKTRTALFPSALKTSSDTGKSSSPKTSTSEEEFNRLRADSFSHKTSSLKTDHGSARTSSSLKTRGAKTDSSRFYGSLMSLERCDSQTSVGSKPVLSQENSGASLGGNNRSNRSVPKLGVPASTSTPASSSQVSPGVFATTSKLLQVKGGSSSRAAVSGGSKVRTLSTSSSKSLSSSLKPPDNAAGRNTGLLTTGKSPARPATGVKSGRGTIMGTKQAISRAANSRVSELAAGSQRKQLSRGLSGNDSTDSGTSGVSRSLINTPIPSPYSKITAPRRPQRYSSGHGSDNSSILSGELPPAMGRTALFYHSGGSSGYESMIRDSETTGSTSSAHDSMSESGVSSSNRSRVSKSPKKRGNGFLRRRLIPAPLPDTSSLGRKVGGQWVDVPPLGGTLKEPFEIKVYEIDDVERLQRRREVVTGSESFHDVEKGLLYFNARLRMLEKRQQQIRELKSKHDRLKVELEEAKSRLMLDPSKWSGEFDVDQDLDRESQEYLEALAQATAELEYCVNLCKSRVMMETCFDIAATTAAAAQGGQQEVEV
- the kif26aa gene encoding kinesin-like protein KIF26A isoform X9; this translates as MLQVSPGVKADLPPPLPPPLQDPAYASFLFNKLQRLQLPRRGRHASVDVRCEVCGAAFHHLRRLALRRALGIGRDMTPRPSAPPAAPAASHGGGWVSDELPVKQQRWSYEEKRGGGAPWGWGGVQSTYLGGGGAKGLATVTPLPLNAQHYLEGVWRVSCCRPEHQTTVFPAGGDYVTMKTSTQDVKPAAHSIATQTTQTPSAAAAFFIRAAQKLSLSRRKKSQPGPPSSPGEAPGLLLYTGGFSGALQLSPPAIPPCLLRAGSKVKDTPGMGKVRVMVRICSVNSGESSESMSFIKVDGRKKQLSLSETSAGGVQRRSSTSAPKTFTFDAVFSQDASQAEVCSGTVAEVIQSVVNGADGCIFCFGHANLGKTYTMIGRDCSTQSLGVAPTAISWLFKVIEERREKAGARFSVRVSAVEISGREETLTDLLAELSSSSSAGGHQEAPGPAVSLREDPVCGSQLQNQTELRATSAERAAFFLDAALAARRSSRTPSDQEARKNSHFLFTLHLNQDRLDKSNKAAMSGRSRLHLLDLGSCEMNISRTREGGGGQCLSLSALGNVILALANGAKHVPYRDSKLTMLLSESLGNINCRTTMIAHISDSPANYMETLTTVQLASRIHRMRKKKSKYASSSSGGESSCEEGPTRRPPHLRPFHPRTVALDPDTPLLLSSDPDYSSSSEHSCDTVIYIGPGGTAISDRELSDNEGPPSFIPIIPSLNKKRVKDAPRSDGDHFKCNTFAELQERLDCIDGSEGPATFGTEGKAAQAAAVRTPSGATKPTEATSPPKPDKNSSQRFSESTNKSHQELSKFPSASGMDTSKRTSADGEKLAAALVQPCVVKPFSQDSEPVVREKVYLKGGVPKPSASPSLPRTYRAAAQPGEVIRRTPPVGMSQQAQRQGQPPGSPSRCPVEDNNLRTALLGRCLDRDFLRTTITLQQPVELNGEDELVFTVVEELPHGLIPDNGRPSNILSFNSDCSLQALASGSRPVSIISSINDEYDAYTSQHGAEGSGADVGASCQEMLFSQHGNKHPTVSSWSSEVSVESAESESTRSTGRFYLRDKNMASENTSTLTSPSVFHREPFLQQRVKSSLNDSGVCFSELDSDPATPNKPSFTKCPPFPESTKASPKGSKLRANTLNTSVSAHIPHHATHSSLPRKTKPTSSAAVGCSRQEGRHDDFLLQGSSHFDPREVEFLSTGKPPRSGVNISSKRPGGNSNSVPRPPKAQVSSSAQRVVDGCEKSSSRRGDTLIKLPRLTRGATTLGTVSIPQSSESKWSHEATSATGTLRFSSLGKKSNGQKSSMISKSGSGSISPPAPPAKQSSQEQKTRTALFPSALKTSSDTGKSSSPKTSTSEEEFNRLRADSFSHKTSSLKTDHGSARTSSSLKTRGAKTDSSRFYGSLMSLERCDSQTSVGSKPVLSQENSGASLGGNNRSNRSVPKLGVPASTSTPASSSQVSPGVFATTSKLLQVKGGSSSRAAVSGGSKVRTLSTSSSKSLSSSLKPPDNAAGRNTGLLTTGKSPARPATGVKSGRGTIMGTKQAISRAANSRVSELAAGSQRKQLSRGLSGNDSTDSGTSGVSRSLINTPIPSPYSKITAPRRPQRYSSGHGSDNSSILSGELPPAMGRTALFYHSGGSSGYESMIRDSETTGSTSSAHDSMSESGVSSSNRSRVSKSPKKRGNGFLRRRLIPAPLPDTSSLGRKVGGQWVDVPPLGGTLKEPFEIKVYEIDDVERLQRRREVVTGSESFHDVEKGLLYFNARLRMLEKRQQQIRELKSKHDRLKVELEEAKSRLMLDPSKWSGEFDVDQDLDRESQEYLEALAQATAELEYCVNLCKSRVMMETCFDIAATTAAAAQGGQQEVEV
- the kif26aa gene encoding kinesin-like protein KIF26A isoform X8, giving the protein MEKNFEQIMDWKELAAQKLSLSRRKKSQPGPPSSPGEAPGLLLYTGGFSGALQLSPPAIPPCLLRAGSKVKDTPGMGKVRVMVRICSVNSGESSESMSFIKVDGRKKQLSLSETSAGGVQRRSSTSAPKTFTFDAVFSQDASQAEVCSGTVAEVIQSVVNGADGCIFCFGHANLGKTYTMIGRDCSTQSLGVAPTAISWLFKVIEERREKAGARFSVRVSAVEISGREETLTDLLAELSSSSSAGGHQEAPGPAVSLREDPVCGSQLQNQTELRATSAERAAFFLDAALAARRSSRTPSDQEARKNSHFLFTLHLNQDRLDKSNKAAMSGRSRLHLLDLGSCEMNISRTREGGGGQCLSLSALGNVILALANGAKHVPYRDSKLTMLLSESLGNINCRTTMIAHISDSPANYMETLTTVQLASRIHRMRKKKSKYASSSSGGESSCEEGPTRRPPHLRPFHPRTVALDPDTPLLLSSDPDYSSSSEHSCDTVIYIGPGGTAISDRELSDNEGPPSFIPIIPSLNKKRVKDAPRSDGDHFKCNTFAELQERLDCIDGSEGPATFGTEGKAAQAAAVRTPSGATKPTEATSPPKPDKNSSQRFSESTNKSHQELSKFPSASGMDTSKRTSADGEKLAAALVQPCVVKPFSQDSEPVVREKVYLKGGVPKPSASPSLPRTYRAAAQPGEVIRRTPPVGMSQQAQRQGQPPGSPSRCPVEDNNLRTALLGRCLDRDFLRTTITLQQPVELNGEDELVFTVVEELPHGLIPDNGRPSNILSFNSDCSLQALASGSRPVSIISSINDEYDAYTSQHGAEGSGADVGASCQEMLFSQHGNKHPTVSSWSSEVSVESAESESTRSTGRFYLRDKNMASENTSTLTSPSVFHREPFLQQRVKSSLNDSGVCFSELDSDPATPNKPSFTKCPPFPESTKASPKGSKLRANTLNTSVSAHIPHHATHSSLPRKTKPTSSAAVGCSRQEGRHDDFLLQGSSHFDPREVEFLSTGKPPRSGVNISSKRPGGNSNSVPRPPKAQVSSSAQRVVDGCEKSSSRRGDTLIKLPRLTRGATTLGTVSIPQSSESKWSHEATSATGTLRFSSLGKKSNGQKSSMISKSGSGSISPPAPPAKQSSQEQKTRTALFPSALKTSSDTGKSSSPKTSTSEEEFNRLRADSFSHKTSSLKTDHGSARTSSSLKTRGAKTDSSRFYGSLMSLERCDSQTSVGSKPVLSQENSGASLGGNNRSNRSVPKLGVPASTSTPASSSQVSPGVFATTSKLLQVKGGSSSRAAVSGGSKVRTLSTSSSKSLSSSLKPPDNAAGRNTGLLTTGKSPARPATGVKSGRGTIMGTKQAISRAANSRVSELAAGSQRKQLSRGLSGNDSTDSGTSGVSRSLINTPIPSPYSKITAPRRPQRYSSGHGSDNSSILSGELPPAMGRTALFYHSGGSSGYESMIRDSETTGSTSSAHDSMSESGVSSSNRSRVSKSPKKRGNGFLRRRLIPAPLPDTSSLGRKVGGQWVDVPPLGGTLKEPFEIKVYEIDDVERLQRRREVVTGSESFHDVEKGLLYFNARLRMLEKRQQQIRELKSKHDRLKVELEEAKSRLMLDPSKWSGEFDVDQDLDRESQEYLEALAQATAELEYCVNLCKSRVMMETCFDIAATTAAAAQGGQQEVEV